One window of Flavobacterium dauae genomic DNA carries:
- a CDS encoding sensor histidine kinase, with protein sequence MGIKYRKSYKFAIKSSIVITLFSTLLLAILQYLFFNINVLFTVTFTLLFFAFSFFVLQYRVERFIYRRIQKIYKEVSILDESVLRNQPVTTDMQTLMYEVNKFASEKKIEIESLKVQEEYRREFIGNVAHELKTPLFTVQGYVATLLDGVKDKAIRKKYLERADKGIERLIDIVNNLDMITKLETNELKINIQTFDIVELFQNVFDLLEMKADKKDITLMFDKDHYRSIFVNGDREKINQVVLNLVDNSIKYGKDNGTTEVSIESLTDKKLLIRITDNGYGIEKKHISRLFERFYRTDSSRSRDIGGSGLGLSIVKHIIEAHNEHIYVESKIGVGSEFSFTIEKAVKK encoded by the coding sequence ATGGGCATAAAATACCGTAAATCTTATAAGTTTGCAATAAAATCATCTATAGTAATTACTCTTTTTAGTACATTACTTTTAGCGATACTGCAATATTTATTTTTTAATATAAACGTGCTTTTTACAGTAACATTTACGTTGCTGTTTTTTGCTTTTAGCTTTTTTGTGCTGCAATACCGCGTAGAACGATTTATTTACCGTCGCATTCAAAAAATCTATAAAGAAGTAAGTATTTTAGACGAATCGGTTTTAAGAAATCAGCCGGTAACTACCGATATGCAAACACTGATGTACGAAGTAAACAAGTTTGCATCTGAAAAGAAAATCGAAATTGAATCGTTAAAAGTTCAGGAAGAATACCGCCGAGAATTTATCGGTAACGTGGCACACGAACTAAAAACCCCGCTTTTTACCGTACAGGGATATGTTGCTACGTTGTTAGACGGAGTGAAGGATAAAGCCATCCGCAAAAAATATCTGGAACGCGCCGATAAAGGTATTGAACGATTAATTGATATTGTGAACAATTTGGATATGATTACCAAATTAGAAACAAACGAATTAAAAATAAACATTCAAACCTTTGATATTGTTGAACTTTTTCAGAATGTTTTTGATTTGTTGGAAATGAAAGCCGATAAAAAAGACATTACTTTAATGTTTGATAAAGATCATTACCGATCAATTTTCGTGAATGGCGATCGGGAAAAAATTAATCAGGTGGTTTTAAACCTGGTCGATAATTCCATAAAATACGGTAAAGATAACGGAACAACCGAAGTGTCCATAGAAAGCTTAACCGATAAAAAACTCCTTATTCGCATAACCGACAACGGTTACGGTATCGAAAAAAAACACATTTCCCGTTTGTTTGAACGTTTTTACAGAACCGATTCCAGCCGATCGCGCGATATCGGTGGATCCGGTTTAGGGCTCTCAATTGTAAAACACATTATAGAAGCCCATAACGAACACATTTACGTTGAAAGTAAAATAGGCGTAGGCTCCGAATTTTCGTTTACCATAGAAAAAGCTGTTAAAAAATAA
- a CDS encoding response regulator, with product MKNKDIKILLVDDDADILEIVGFNLEAENYQVYTAKNGKEALTVAKKELPNLVILDVMMPEMDGIETCENMRKMPELNSTIITFLTARGEDYSQVAGFDVGADDYITKPIKPKLLVSKVKALLRRVKEDISVEDVLKIGDIEINREEYKIVKDKTEIILPRKEFELFYLLASKPGKVFKREEILDRVWGNEVIVGGRTIDVHIRKLREKIGDDLFKTIKGVGYKLEV from the coding sequence ATGAAAAATAAAGATATTAAAATCTTATTGGTTGATGATGATGCGGATATTCTGGAAATTGTAGGCTTTAATTTAGAAGCAGAAAATTATCAGGTTTATACGGCAAAAAACGGCAAAGAAGCATTAACAGTTGCAAAAAAAGAACTTCCTAATTTAGTGATTCTCGATGTAATGATGCCCGAAATGGATGGTATTGAAACGTGTGAAAATATGCGGAAAATGCCAGAATTAAACAGTACTATTATAACTTTTTTAACAGCTCGTGGAGAAGATTATTCACAGGTTGCTGGTTTTGATGTAGGTGCCGATGATTATATCACCAAACCTATTAAACCAAAATTATTGGTTAGCAAAGTAAAAGCATTGCTTCGCCGCGTAAAAGAAGATATATCGGTAGAAGATGTTTTAAAAATTGGAGATATTGAAATTAACCGCGAAGAGTACAAAATTGTAAAAGATAAAACCGAAATTATTCTGCCACGTAAAGAGTTTGAATTGTTTTATCTGCTGGCATCAAAACCCGGTAAAGTATTTAAACGCGAAGAAATTCTTGACAGAGTTTGGGGTAACGAAGTGATTGTTGGCGGCAGAACCATTGATGTTCACATTAGAAAATTACGCGAAAAAATTGGTGACGATTTATTTAAAACCATCAAAGGCGTAGGTTATAAATTAGAGGTTTAA